The following nucleotide sequence is from Corylus avellana chromosome ca7, CavTom2PMs-1.0.
CTTCAACGCTAAATTTATTTCTTGTAGTAAGTTTTACTTCCCTTTGTGAAAAATGTAGAAAGttcaagaggaaaaaaaaaaaaaaaacttgtaaccTTTGTATATAAATACTGATGATTTACAAGCTATTCAGTTTTGCCTGTTTGATCCCGCAAGTTATACTGTGCCAAGAACAAGAAGCTCCCCCCACTGTTGGATTCAGTGTAATCTGAAGTTACGTTCTGCACTGCATCATTCTCTAACTTGGATGTTCATGGAGCATGTTGTTACGGCATGAACAACAGGCATCCCATGTCCTGCTTATTATTATATGGCATAAACTCCTGGAGTTGCATACAGATTGATTGTTAATTTTGGTGGTGATGATTTCTGTAGGAGACTTTCTTGCTCAATATATACATTTATTGCAAATTAACAatcaataaaaaacaaaaacaaaaacaaaaacaaataatgacttTCACATAGGAGATTGCCAGCTCCACAACCGTACTTCATATGTCAAGCACCTTAAAAGAGTCTGCAACCACTCTAAGCATCTCGCGATATCTTCTCCATCGTCTTGTGTTTGCTCCGACAATCAGCGTGTAATATCTCCCTGCAGAAAGAGCAAGTTGGTATTATTTATTGATAACATGTCCTCCCAGTGTGTTGCATATTGACAGTTATGCTTCAGATAGCAGGTAAACTCGTGATCTAATCTCAAGGCTATTCATCTTCCTGGTATTGTAAGATGGATGATGGCAGCACTCAAATCAAATGGTACAAAACATTATGATAATGGCACTTACCATTTGCAATTGCTATGGTTGCAAAGGAAGTGGTAGAGAAATTCGGAGATGTAAGTTCATACTCAAAGGTGTAATAATTTTTCCCATCAACGGTTTTCTGCATCCATTGGATAgacattattatatatttcctGCAAattttggagttaaattgaGAGGAACTTTGTGAAGAGGAAGATACAAACCTCCTTCATCTCCATTATATCAGCTACTTGATTCGGTGCAGCATATCTATGTCTCACCAAATTGTAAATTACCTGTTAAACATAGTAACTTGTCAAAGACCATTTAGAGTCTTCTGAAAACATAAAAGACTCTGCAAAATTGCATTTCTTCACCTCTTCCATTGGACCCATATCATGGATGTCTGTTTTAACAGTCGGTATAAATCTCACTCTAACATTTTGCAGTTGCAAATATCGATCCTTAAATGCAGAATCATGCGCCCTGAAGTCAAACTCCTGAACAATACAAAAGATGAATTATTTTTACAACCAAAATTCAGGCTTCCATTTCATAATGAGATTATCTTACCCTCCAATCCGCCGGGTAGTAATAAGAATACCCATCTGCAGAATCAACGAAAGCTCGATAGTTCTTCGGTATTTCTGCGCAACACGGGTAGGATAACAACTTATTTGTTACAAGCAAAGAGAGATTTCAAATGGAGATTACAAAATTGCTTCATACTGACATAAACTTACAAGTCATATATTGAAATAACTTCCAACCATGATACCTTCAGCAAAAAGGGAACTTGCAGGGAGTAAACTTGCACTTGCAGCCAGTGCTCCAATTTTCAACAGCAGCAGCCTTCTCTTGCAATTGCCTAAATTTCATAAAGGTAATCATTTAAGACACTGAACAACCAAGTTTATAGGGTTTGAATTAAATTCAATCATCATATAGAACAGGATATAATAAACATTCTAACAAACCCATTACAGATTTAGCCAAAGTAATCATCTAAGCATCAGGGTTCTTTTGTCAAATATCAGTTTGACAGAAACCCACTTGTAATTCCTAGAACAAACGGCAATCAACTCATTCTAAGCCAAAAATCGAAAAGAAATCAATCTAGTTATCTCTCAAACACGACTTTCCTCACAGATAAGAGTGGCAGAAAGTGCATAACAAGTGTGAAGAGCTAGAATTCATCTGGGTGTCTTACTTTCGTCACTTGAGGCTGTCTCCCTTGAGCATGTGATGGTGTTGCGAAAGCAAAAGGCAGCATCTCTTGGTAAGTCCTTCGAAGGAGGCAAGTTCAACTGGAAATAGTACACAACTCATTCACTGAGAGGGAAATAGAAATACATAGTCTGAAATCTGAATAGAAGAATGTGGAGAGGGAACCAATTGATGCACTGACCTTCTTGCAAGAGGTGGTTGAAACCCAGTTCAGTGAGAGTGAAGACGCTGCCATGTTTGACAAAGAGAAGAATTTCTAGCTTCTCATGATGTGGGTATTGGATGGTGTAGCTCTGCCTTTTGTTTTGGCTAGGAAGGAGATTGTCTCATGTGGGGGCTTGTTTCCCTCTTGTTTTTGGATAGCAGTGGATAATACCATGTTTAATGGGGGGAGGAAATtcattgattttctaaatttaacactgttaaattaataaaatttaatataattttttt
It contains:
- the LOC132188290 gene encoding photosynthetic NDH subunit of lumenal location 1, chloroplastic, yielding MAASSLSLNWVSTTSCKKLNLPPSKDLPRDAAFCFRNTITCSRETASSDESNCKRRLLLLKIGALAASASLLPASSLFAEEIPKNYRAFVDSADGYSYYYPADWREFDFRAHDSAFKDRYLQLQNVRVRFIPTVKTDIHDMGPMEEVIYNLVRHRYAAPNQVADIMEMKEKTVDGKNYYTFEYELTSPNFSTTSFATIAIANGRYYTLIVGANTRRWRRYREMLRVVADSFKVLDI